The proteins below come from a single Tachypleus tridentatus isolate NWPU-2018 chromosome 13, ASM421037v1, whole genome shotgun sequence genomic window:
- the LOC143240481 gene encoding ras-responsive element-binding protein 1-like isoform X6 → MKQSGTLNRENISEKELSKVDNPTLSDKEAIEEVKPVDDNEEDRLIDKKRTITKKNTTASESREEPTEESDQNFSSVDKGENNILTIQEPERSNEKAAIEVSSTQVGPFSCPLCEKLLNSAHSFTVHIRQHNPNDQSRTCRLCGKTLSSTSSLDRHMLVHSGERPFKCKICNMAFTTNGNMHRHMRTHGISDENQEGVKIAKESKSKPTSKRKLCSEQNSHVSDSVMKKLSVGSETVNTVNNSSYGVPVFEEDLSKKCQFQSHMDKQLHDPHTSSEGGVTISPSKQSYCITQEKKKELESQNTLAQPSVGFRDVTFVDFSLDKFSLIAKTYCEQNKRRPSSAFHNFQCPKCNKGFPCGSALRLHKINHNEKMTTYCPSCRCDFESPLSLQSHQLKHKAIERCFEEVHADKDCIETLNSESNHLGPKKQDFLALLELQTKGSEVALKPVNRETREGIFENPSYFIYGKPKEEVRKGMATEPTGDFADIQSILSVTSKSPLLSSVRSSPVAASPASPPQPTTSVSPESPLVADTAAVSPSSPSKTEQSNTKNKPSNDHNSEPSGQLNEMGEFPCDYCNFSFKSASALKRHKRCHSQGCTTYSCSLCTYTSLDKSTLIRHLRTHNGERPFQCGICKYAFTTKANCERHVRKRHKKVNKIEIRSAMQYNPNMAELKSPKEINTKVSVCKYCNVDFKFNRVLRHHLRSLQNSCSRKPFCCNICHLGFSTKNNCIRHVMKQHPDMREKLSEVVSANVTSDISDQESLILSDESPHKDDRSKSSFGSQSENLTDTNQPLNLALQIEHISRTSSRTGSVDLSSIDDIVSAANSLVILSTMPPPQEEPLNLAVHALDLSLKTSNKSELYKIAKPASIFSMPGYFPTSFASNSQQFHVSPPLFSGSKLSTTNKFHGLPRISGSPYMNISFSTNISPRPRTLKQNDDVYMNFKMVNDKLAPRNQRSFICPYCSAGFTLKSNMERHIKRKHPEYARPTRSRNFIPNLTPSVQKPSAPALSSKTRAALRDLVLGNKAQENDQTEDTICVNENKSVELDYQQQGLNLTLAEESERSTSFETGDINSEVDKIRGNNSTLSSSESNKKITSDSEGAADLASVSSVIDTANSQAFRQYLMDAKTDDRKPSSSSEITEKVQPEIKECKISAEDSTQSVNNALSKKKSYYNDSPNSVSCPFCSRKFPWTSSLRRHILTHTGQKPFKCPRCPIWFTTKSNCERHLLRKHGRNSEIHSRSVPERPFKCNICPSSTFSTPGNLRKHYYLKHWTKKGGILGPRYSDSELNNHEHYEDHSNALEVCENEQKDSFNQSALDTEGDCSGSDSKQHKPLNDMHCQCCDRTFLSRKELDAHTGQHLDLPYKCHLCDNSYGKRQECLDHLQLIHNSEYQLLINKGALDQQGLEKEAMLPSPIDMNIINNNNEEDENDSRSKQLGYIQRKVICAFCLRRFWSTEDLRRHMRTHSGERPFACDICHRKFSLKHSMTRHRRKHQGHATLAFQDSTDEDCPPMKFSLRSKSKSRKNQVKTRYCICYLVRKV, encoded by the exons ATGAAGCAGTCGGGCACACTGAATAGAGAGAACATTTCTGAGAAAGAGCTATCGAAAGTGGACAATCCTACATTGAGTGACAAAG AAGCAATTGAAGAAGTTAAGCCAGTGGATGACAATGAAGAAGATAGATTGATCGACAAGAAAAGGACAATCACTAAGAAAAACACAACAGCTAGTGAGAGTAGAGAAGAACCGACTGAAGAATCGGATCAGAATTTCTCATCAGTGGATAAAGGAGAAAATAACATCCTCACGATACAAGAGCCAGAAAGGAGTAACGAAAAG GCTGCAATCGAAGTTTCGTCGACACAAGTAGGTCCTTTCTCGTGTCCATTATGTGAGAAGCTACTGAACTCGGCCCATTCGTTTACCGTACATATTCGTCAGCACAATCCAAACGATCAGAGCAGAACTTGTCGTCTTTGTGGTAAAACTCTCAGTTCTACTAGTTCCTTAGATCGCCACATGCTTGTTCATTCAGGGGAACGCCCTTTCAAGTGTAAAATTTGCAACATGGCGTTTACCACGAACGGAAACATGCATCGCCATATGCGGACCCACGGTATCTCGGATGAGAACCAGGAAGGCGTAAAGATCGCAAAAGAATCGAAATCTAAACCGACATCTAAACGAAAGCTTTGTAGTGAGCAAAATTCTCACGTTTCCGATTCTGTTATGAAAAAATTAAGCGTGGGCTCGGAGACTGTGAACACAGTAAACAATAGTTCGTACGGTGTTCCCGTTTTTGAGGAAGATCTCAGTAAAAAATGTCAATTTCAGAGTCATATGGACAAGCAACTTCATGATCCACATACAAGTTCTGAAGGTGGTGTTACTATTTCACCTTCTAAACAAAGCTATTGCATTACtcaggaaaaaaagaaagaattggaATCGCAAAATACTCTTGCACAACCCAGTGTTGGATTTCGAGATGTCACATTTGTTGATTTTTCTTTGGATAAATTTTCTTTGATTGCAAAGACATACTGTGAACAAAATAAACGACGTCCAAGTAGTGCCTTTCACAATTTTCAATGCCCAAAATGTAATAAGGGTTTTCCTTGTGGAAGTGCTCTTCGACTTCATAAAATTAATCATAACGAAAAGATGACAACTTATTGTCCAAGTTGTCGATGCGACTTCGAGTCTCCACTTTCTCTACAGTCACACCAGCTAAAACATAAAGCGATTGAACGTTGCTTCGAAGAAGTACATGCAGACAAAGACTGCATAGAAACACTGAATTCTGAGTCAAATCATTTGGGACCCAAAAAACAAGATTTTCTTGCTCTTTTAGAATTGCAAACCAAAGGATCTGAGGTAGCATTGAAGCCAGTAAATCGTGAGACACGAGAAGGAATTTTTGAAAATCCATCCTATTTCATTTATGGGAAACCTAAAGAAGAAGTTAGAAAGGGTATGGCCACTGAACCGACTGGAGATTTTGCTGATATACAGTCGATTTTGTCGGTTACATCTAAGTCTCCACTGTTGTCCAGCGTTCGATCTTCACCTGTAGCTGCTTCACCAGCTTCCCCACCTCAACCTACCACTAGTGTTTCACCAGAGTCTCCCCTAGTAGCTGATACAGCTGCAGTCAGTCCTTCTTCTCCATCTAAAACCGAACAGTCTAACACTAAAAACAAACCAAGCAATGACCATAACTCAGAACCTTCGGGTCAACTTAATGAAATGGGAGAATTTCCATGTGATTATTGcaacttttcttttaaaagtgCAAGTGCTCTAAAAAGACACAAAAGGTGCCACTCCCAGGGATGTACAACTTACTCTTGTTCTTTGTGCACCTATACTAGCTTAGACAAGAGTACACTAATCCGTCACTTACGAACTCATAATGGGGAGAGGCCTTTTCAATGTGGTATATGCAAGTATGCCTTTACTACGAAAGCTAACTGTGAACGCCATGTCAGAAAACgtcataaaaaagtaaacaaaatagaaATTCGAAGTGCTATGCAGTATAACCCGAACATGGCTGAATTAAAGTCACCCAAGGAAATTAATACTAAAGTTAGCGTGTGTAAGTATTGTAACGTGGACTTTAAGTTTAATCGTGTACTTCGACATCATCTAAGATCACTACAAAATAGCTGTAGCCGAAAGCCATTCTGTTGCAATATCTGCCATTTAGGATTTTCTACGAAAAACAACTGCATCAGGCACGTTATGAAGCAACATCCTGATATGAGAGAAAAACTCAGTGAAGTGGTTTCTGCAAATGTAACAAGTGATATATCTGACCAAGAATCCCTTATTCTGTCAGATGAAAGTCCACATAAAGACGATCGCAGCAAGTCATCATTTGGGTCTCAGTCTGAAAATTTAACAGATACTAATCAGCCTTTGAATTTGGCCTTGCAAATAGAGCATATCTCTCGAACATCAAGTAGAACAGGCAGTGTAGATCTTAGTAGCATTGATGATATTGTATCGGCTGCCAATAGTCTTGTCATCTTGTCAACTATGCCTCCTCCACAAGAGGAACCTTTGAACCTTGCTGTGCATGCTTTAGACCTGAGCCTGAAAACAAGCAATAAATCAGAATTATATAAAATTGCGAAACCAGCCAGCATTTTCAGTATGCCTGGTTATTTCCCAACCTCTTTCGCTTCTAATTCTCAACAGTTCCACGTTTCACCACCACTATTTTCGGGATCTAAACTTAGTACAACGAACAAATTTCATGGTCTACCTAGAATTTCTGGTTCTCCCTATATGAATATTTCCTTTTCAACAAACATTTCGCCAAGACCCAGAACTCTGAAGCAAAACGACGATGTTTACATGAACTTTAAAATGGTAAATGACAAGTTAGCTCCACGAAACCAAAGATCATTCATTTGTCCCTACTGCTCAGCTGGTTTTACTTTGAAATCAAACATGGAACgacatattaaaagaaaacacccTGAATATGCCCGACCCACAAGAAGCAGAAACTTCATTCCTAATTTAACTCCTTCTGTGCAAAAACCTAGTGCCCCAGCTCTTTCCAGTAAAACTAGAGCTGCGCTCAGAGACCTTGTTCTTGGAAACAAAGCTCAAGAAAACGACCAAACTGAAGACACAATATGCGTTAACGAAAACAAATCGGTAGAGTTAGATTATCAACAACAAGGGCTCAATTTAACTCTAGCTGAAGAATCCGAACGTTCTACTTCTTTTGAAACTGGTGATATCAACAGTGAAGTTGACAAAATTCGTGGCAATAACTCAACTTTAAGTAGCAGTGAGAGTAACAAAAAAATTACTAGTGATTCAGAAGGTGCTGCAGACTTAGCCAGTGTTTCTTCAGTTATTGATACTGCCAATTCTCAGGCATTTCGTCAGTACCTGATGGATGCCAAAACAGATGATAGAAAACCCAGCAGTAGTTCTGAGATTACTGAAAAAGTACAACCTGAAATCAAAGAGTGTAAAATCTCGGCCGAAGATAGTACACAGTCTGTTAATAATGCTCTTtctaaaaagaaaagttattataATGATTCTCCAAACAGCGTTTCCTGCCCATTTTGCTCTCGAAAATTTCCATGGACAAGTTCTCTGCGCAGACATATCTTAACTCACACTGGCCAAAAGCCTTTCAAGTGCCCTCGATGTCCAATTTGGTTCACTACAAAGTCGAATTGTGAGAGACACTTGCTTCGTAAACACGGCCGTAATAGTGAGATTCATTCACGGAGTGTTCCCGAAAGGCCATTCAAGTGCAATATCTGTCCAAGTAGCACGTTCTCAACTCCAGGAAACCTTAGAAAACATTACTACTTAAAACACTGGACCAAAAAAGGGGGAATTCTTGGACCTCGCTATTCAGATTCTGAACTTAATAATCACGAGCATTATGAAGACCATTCTAATGCCTTAGAAGTGTGTGAGAACGAGCAAAAAGATTCATTTAATCAGAGTGCTCTGGATACAGAAGGCGATTGTTCTGGTTCAGACTCAAAACAGCATAAACCCTTGAACGATATGCATTGTCAGTGCTGTGATAGAACCTTTCTTTCACGTAAAGAACTTGATGCCCATACAGGACAACATTTGGATCTACCCTATAAATGTCACTTATGCGACAATTCTTATGGCAAGAGACAAGAATGTCTTGACCACTTGCAGCTAATCCATAACTCTGAATATCAGCTGTTAATAAATAAGGGGGCATTAGACCAACAAGGCTTGGAGAAAGAGGCCATGTTACCTTCACCGATAGATATGAATATTATCAACAATAACAACGAGGAGGATGAAAACGACTCCAGAAGTAAACAGTTGGGTTATATTCAACGAAAAGTTATCTGTGCTTTCTGTTTACGTCGATTTTGGTCGACAGAAGATCTCAGACGTCACATGAGGACACACTCTGGTGAGCGACCTTTTGCTTGTGACATTTGTCATCGCAAGTTTTCTCTGAAGCATAGTATGACACGTCATCGTCGTAAACATCAAGGACATGCAACTTTGGCTTTTCAGGACAGCACAGATGAAGACTGCCCACCAATGAAATTTAGCCTTCGATCAAAATCAAAGTCACGAAAAAACCAAGTCAAAACTCGTTACTGTATTTGTTACCTCGTTCGAAAGGTTTAG
- the LOC143240481 gene encoding ras-responsive element-binding protein 1-like isoform X5: protein MTAAEHRSCGESIRETPSICGIYSPQTLHGYAYQYRPLGGEIANDMKQSGTLNRENISEKELSKVDNPTLSDKEAIEEVKPVDDNEEDRLIDKKRTITKKNTTASESREEPTEESDQNFSSVDKGENNILTIQEPERSNEKAAIEVSSTQVGPFSCPLCEKLLNSAHSFTVHIRQHNPNDQSRTCRLCGKTLSSTSSLDRHMLVHSGERPFKCKICNMAFTTNGNMHRHMRTHGISDENQEGVKIAKESKSKPTSKRKLCSEQNSHVSDSVMKKLSVGSETVNTVNNSSYGVPVFEEDLSKKCQFQSHMDKQLHDPHTSSEGGVTISPSKQSYCITQEKKKELESQNTLAQPSVGFRDVTFVDFSLDKFSLIAKTYCEQNKRRPSSAFHNFQCPKCNKGFPCGSALRLHKINHNEKMTTYCPSCRCDFESPLSLQSHQLKHKAIERCFEEVHADKDCIETLNSESNHLGPKKQDFLALLELQTKGSEVALKPVNRETREGIFENPSYFIYGKPKEEVRKGMATEPTGDFADIQSILSVTSKSPLLSSVRSSPVAASPASPPQPTTSVSPESPLVADTAAVSPSSPSKTEQSNTKNKPSNDHNSEPSGQLNEMGEFPCDYCNFSFKSASALKRHKRCHSQGCTTYSCSLCTYTSLDKSTLIRHLRTHNGERPFQCGICKYAFTTKANCERHVRKRHKKVNKIEIRSAMQYNPNMAELKSPKEINTKVSVCKYCNVDFKFNRVLRHHLRSLQNSCSRKPFCCNICHLGFSTKNNCIRHVMKQHPDMREKLSEVVSANVTSDISDQESLILSDESPHKDDRSKSSFGSQSENLTDTNQPLNLALQIEHISRTSSRTGSVDLSSIDDIVSAANSLVILSTMPPPQEEPLNLAVHALDLSLKTSNKSELYKIAKPASIFSMPGYFPTSFASNSQQFHVSPPLFSGSKLSTTNKFHGLPRISGSPYMNISFSTNISPRPRTLKQNDDVYMNFKMVNDKLAPRNQRSFICPYCSAGFTLKSNMERHIKRKHPEYARPTRSRNFIPNLTPSVQKPSAPALSSKTRAALRDLVLGNKAQENDQTEDTICVNENKSVELDYQQQGLNLTLAEESERSTSFETGDINSEVDKIRGNNSTLSSSESNKKITSDSEGAADLASVSSVIDTANSQAFRQYLMDAKTDDRKPSSSSEITEKVQPEIKECKISAEDSTQSVNNALSKKKSYYNDSPNSVSCPFCSRKFPWTSSLRRHILTHTGQKPFKCPRCPIWFTTKSNCERHLLRKHGRNSEIHSRSVPERPFKCNICPSSTFSTPGNLRKHYYLKHWTKKGGILGPRYSDSELNNHEHYEDHSNALEVCENEQKDSFNQSALDTEGDCSGSDSKQHKPLNDMHCQCCDRTFLSRKELDAHTGQHLDLPYKCHLCDNSYGKRQECLDHLQLIHNSEYQLLINKGALDQQGLEKEAMLPSPIDMNIINNNNEEDENDSRSKQLGYIQRKVICAFCLRRFWSTEDLRRHMRTHSGERPFACDICHRKFSLKHSMTRHRRKHQGHATLAFQDSTDEDCPPMKFSLRSKSKSRKNQVKTRYCICYLVRKV, encoded by the exons ATCGATCCTGCGGTGAATCAATACGGGAAACGCCATCAATTTGTGGAATCTATTCGCCCCAGACCCTTCACGGGTATGCTTACCAATATCGACCACTAGGTGGCGAAATAGCGAATGACATGAAGCAGTCGGGCACACTGAATAGAGAGAACATTTCTGAGAAAGAGCTATCGAAAGTGGACAATCCTACATTGAGTGACAAAG AAGCAATTGAAGAAGTTAAGCCAGTGGATGACAATGAAGAAGATAGATTGATCGACAAGAAAAGGACAATCACTAAGAAAAACACAACAGCTAGTGAGAGTAGAGAAGAACCGACTGAAGAATCGGATCAGAATTTCTCATCAGTGGATAAAGGAGAAAATAACATCCTCACGATACAAGAGCCAGAAAGGAGTAACGAAAAG GCTGCAATCGAAGTTTCGTCGACACAAGTAGGTCCTTTCTCGTGTCCATTATGTGAGAAGCTACTGAACTCGGCCCATTCGTTTACCGTACATATTCGTCAGCACAATCCAAACGATCAGAGCAGAACTTGTCGTCTTTGTGGTAAAACTCTCAGTTCTACTAGTTCCTTAGATCGCCACATGCTTGTTCATTCAGGGGAACGCCCTTTCAAGTGTAAAATTTGCAACATGGCGTTTACCACGAACGGAAACATGCATCGCCATATGCGGACCCACGGTATCTCGGATGAGAACCAGGAAGGCGTAAAGATCGCAAAAGAATCGAAATCTAAACCGACATCTAAACGAAAGCTTTGTAGTGAGCAAAATTCTCACGTTTCCGATTCTGTTATGAAAAAATTAAGCGTGGGCTCGGAGACTGTGAACACAGTAAACAATAGTTCGTACGGTGTTCCCGTTTTTGAGGAAGATCTCAGTAAAAAATGTCAATTTCAGAGTCATATGGACAAGCAACTTCATGATCCACATACAAGTTCTGAAGGTGGTGTTACTATTTCACCTTCTAAACAAAGCTATTGCATTACtcaggaaaaaaagaaagaattggaATCGCAAAATACTCTTGCACAACCCAGTGTTGGATTTCGAGATGTCACATTTGTTGATTTTTCTTTGGATAAATTTTCTTTGATTGCAAAGACATACTGTGAACAAAATAAACGACGTCCAAGTAGTGCCTTTCACAATTTTCAATGCCCAAAATGTAATAAGGGTTTTCCTTGTGGAAGTGCTCTTCGACTTCATAAAATTAATCATAACGAAAAGATGACAACTTATTGTCCAAGTTGTCGATGCGACTTCGAGTCTCCACTTTCTCTACAGTCACACCAGCTAAAACATAAAGCGATTGAACGTTGCTTCGAAGAAGTACATGCAGACAAAGACTGCATAGAAACACTGAATTCTGAGTCAAATCATTTGGGACCCAAAAAACAAGATTTTCTTGCTCTTTTAGAATTGCAAACCAAAGGATCTGAGGTAGCATTGAAGCCAGTAAATCGTGAGACACGAGAAGGAATTTTTGAAAATCCATCCTATTTCATTTATGGGAAACCTAAAGAAGAAGTTAGAAAGGGTATGGCCACTGAACCGACTGGAGATTTTGCTGATATACAGTCGATTTTGTCGGTTACATCTAAGTCTCCACTGTTGTCCAGCGTTCGATCTTCACCTGTAGCTGCTTCACCAGCTTCCCCACCTCAACCTACCACTAGTGTTTCACCAGAGTCTCCCCTAGTAGCTGATACAGCTGCAGTCAGTCCTTCTTCTCCATCTAAAACCGAACAGTCTAACACTAAAAACAAACCAAGCAATGACCATAACTCAGAACCTTCGGGTCAACTTAATGAAATGGGAGAATTTCCATGTGATTATTGcaacttttcttttaaaagtgCAAGTGCTCTAAAAAGACACAAAAGGTGCCACTCCCAGGGATGTACAACTTACTCTTGTTCTTTGTGCACCTATACTAGCTTAGACAAGAGTACACTAATCCGTCACTTACGAACTCATAATGGGGAGAGGCCTTTTCAATGTGGTATATGCAAGTATGCCTTTACTACGAAAGCTAACTGTGAACGCCATGTCAGAAAACgtcataaaaaagtaaacaaaatagaaATTCGAAGTGCTATGCAGTATAACCCGAACATGGCTGAATTAAAGTCACCCAAGGAAATTAATACTAAAGTTAGCGTGTGTAAGTATTGTAACGTGGACTTTAAGTTTAATCGTGTACTTCGACATCATCTAAGATCACTACAAAATAGCTGTAGCCGAAAGCCATTCTGTTGCAATATCTGCCATTTAGGATTTTCTACGAAAAACAACTGCATCAGGCACGTTATGAAGCAACATCCTGATATGAGAGAAAAACTCAGTGAAGTGGTTTCTGCAAATGTAACAAGTGATATATCTGACCAAGAATCCCTTATTCTGTCAGATGAAAGTCCACATAAAGACGATCGCAGCAAGTCATCATTTGGGTCTCAGTCTGAAAATTTAACAGATACTAATCAGCCTTTGAATTTGGCCTTGCAAATAGAGCATATCTCTCGAACATCAAGTAGAACAGGCAGTGTAGATCTTAGTAGCATTGATGATATTGTATCGGCTGCCAATAGTCTTGTCATCTTGTCAACTATGCCTCCTCCACAAGAGGAACCTTTGAACCTTGCTGTGCATGCTTTAGACCTGAGCCTGAAAACAAGCAATAAATCAGAATTATATAAAATTGCGAAACCAGCCAGCATTTTCAGTATGCCTGGTTATTTCCCAACCTCTTTCGCTTCTAATTCTCAACAGTTCCACGTTTCACCACCACTATTTTCGGGATCTAAACTTAGTACAACGAACAAATTTCATGGTCTACCTAGAATTTCTGGTTCTCCCTATATGAATATTTCCTTTTCAACAAACATTTCGCCAAGACCCAGAACTCTGAAGCAAAACGACGATGTTTACATGAACTTTAAAATGGTAAATGACAAGTTAGCTCCACGAAACCAAAGATCATTCATTTGTCCCTACTGCTCAGCTGGTTTTACTTTGAAATCAAACATGGAACgacatattaaaagaaaacacccTGAATATGCCCGACCCACAAGAAGCAGAAACTTCATTCCTAATTTAACTCCTTCTGTGCAAAAACCTAGTGCCCCAGCTCTTTCCAGTAAAACTAGAGCTGCGCTCAGAGACCTTGTTCTTGGAAACAAAGCTCAAGAAAACGACCAAACTGAAGACACAATATGCGTTAACGAAAACAAATCGGTAGAGTTAGATTATCAACAACAAGGGCTCAATTTAACTCTAGCTGAAGAATCCGAACGTTCTACTTCTTTTGAAACTGGTGATATCAACAGTGAAGTTGACAAAATTCGTGGCAATAACTCAACTTTAAGTAGCAGTGAGAGTAACAAAAAAATTACTAGTGATTCAGAAGGTGCTGCAGACTTAGCCAGTGTTTCTTCAGTTATTGATACTGCCAATTCTCAGGCATTTCGTCAGTACCTGATGGATGCCAAAACAGATGATAGAAAACCCAGCAGTAGTTCTGAGATTACTGAAAAAGTACAACCTGAAATCAAAGAGTGTAAAATCTCGGCCGAAGATAGTACACAGTCTGTTAATAATGCTCTTtctaaaaagaaaagttattataATGATTCTCCAAACAGCGTTTCCTGCCCATTTTGCTCTCGAAAATTTCCATGGACAAGTTCTCTGCGCAGACATATCTTAACTCACACTGGCCAAAAGCCTTTCAAGTGCCCTCGATGTCCAATTTGGTTCACTACAAAGTCGAATTGTGAGAGACACTTGCTTCGTAAACACGGCCGTAATAGTGAGATTCATTCACGGAGTGTTCCCGAAAGGCCATTCAAGTGCAATATCTGTCCAAGTAGCACGTTCTCAACTCCAGGAAACCTTAGAAAACATTACTACTTAAAACACTGGACCAAAAAAGGGGGAATTCTTGGACCTCGCTATTCAGATTCTGAACTTAATAATCACGAGCATTATGAAGACCATTCTAATGCCTTAGAAGTGTGTGAGAACGAGCAAAAAGATTCATTTAATCAGAGTGCTCTGGATACAGAAGGCGATTGTTCTGGTTCAGACTCAAAACAGCATAAACCCTTGAACGATATGCATTGTCAGTGCTGTGATAGAACCTTTCTTTCACGTAAAGAACTTGATGCCCATACAGGACAACATTTGGATCTACCCTATAAATGTCACTTATGCGACAATTCTTATGGCAAGAGACAAGAATGTCTTGACCACTTGCAGCTAATCCATAACTCTGAATATCAGCTGTTAATAAATAAGGGGGCATTAGACCAACAAGGCTTGGAGAAAGAGGCCATGTTACCTTCACCGATAGATATGAATATTATCAACAATAACAACGAGGAGGATGAAAACGACTCCAGAAGTAAACAGTTGGGTTATATTCAACGAAAAGTTATCTGTGCTTTCTGTTTACGTCGATTTTGGTCGACAGAAGATCTCAGACGTCACATGAGGACACACTCTGGTGAGCGACCTTTTGCTTGTGACATTTGTCATCGCAAGTTTTCTCTGAAGCATAGTATGACACGTCATCGTCGTAAACATCAAGGACATGCAACTTTGGCTTTTCAGGACAGCACAGATGAAGACTGCCCACCAATGAAATTTAGCCTTCGATCAAAATCAAAGTCACGAAAAAACCAAGTCAAAACTCGTTACTGTATTTGTTACCTCGTTCGAAAGGTTTAG